A DNA window from Hymenobacter aquaticus contains the following coding sequences:
- a CDS encoding VanZ family protein — translation MLPVAPPPPRRRAFVALPLAWAAFILVLTLTPAEDMPATPPWELLSFDTAAHAFVFFVLAVLSYFSSVRQPWFPWRRRHAFSLVLAEGILLGALIEFLQITMDLGRHGEWSDLLSDGIGTVAGLLLLHACRRWWA, via the coding sequence GTGCTGCCTGTTGCGCCGCCCCCGCCTCGTCGCCGGGCCTTCGTGGCTCTGCCCCTGGCGTGGGCGGCGTTTATTTTGGTCCTGACCCTGACCCCGGCCGAGGACATGCCGGCCACCCCACCTTGGGAGCTGCTTTCCTTCGATACGGCGGCCCATGCCTTCGTCTTCTTCGTGCTGGCGGTGCTTAGCTATTTTTCCAGCGTGCGCCAGCCCTGGTTTCCCTGGCGGCGGCGGCATGCCTTTAGCCTGGTACTGGCGGAAGGAATCCTGCTAGGTGCCCTCATCGAGTTTCTACAAATTACCATGGACCTGGGACGGCACGGCGAATGGTCCGATCTGCTCAGCGACGGTATTGGCACGGTAGCTGGCCTGCTGCTGCTGCACGCCTGCCGCCGCTGGTGGGCCTAA
- the gcvH gene encoding glycine cleavage system protein GcvH, whose translation MNLPANLKYTKEHEWIRVEGNVAYIGITDHAQKELGDIVYVDIDTLDKEVAQNEIFGTVEAVKTVSDLYSPVSGTVVEINDKLDGSPETVNSDPYGDGWMIKMNLSNPAEIDALLTAESYGELIGA comes from the coding sequence ATGAATCTCCCCGCTAATCTGAAGTACACCAAAGAGCACGAATGGATTCGTGTGGAAGGCAACGTTGCTTATATCGGCATCACCGACCACGCCCAGAAAGAGCTCGGCGACATCGTTTATGTCGACATCGACACCCTCGATAAGGAAGTAGCCCAAAACGAGATTTTTGGTACCGTTGAAGCAGTAAAAACTGTTTCTGACCTCTACAGCCCCGTTTCCGGCACAGTAGTCGAAATCAACGACAAACTCGACGGCAGCCCCGAAACCGTAAATTCCGACCCCTACGGCGACGGCTGGATGATCAAGATGAACCTGTCGAACCCGGCGGAGATTGACGCCCTGCTGACGGCCGAAAGCTACGGTGAGCTGATCGGCGCCTAA
- the sov gene encoding T9SS outer membrane translocon Sov/SprA has protein sequence MLHLNSGKKSLTVTVVVVASLLAWWSQAAPLGAGPFAIRQLWAWLPKPGRRARVALAPDTPRVVLPDTSRYRPSRRPKVAPEDRPGSPFAPQRRQSPLILDLPSNVNLQVTPDDSLEYYDVREKVGTDIDFRDPSRMSFQEYSEWQQREAIRKYFRDRSAGGVAGDENTPENRRLIPKIYLGPIADRLFGGSYVDIRPNGAVTLRMGARFNRNLNPTLTLRQQRVGDFQYEQNMNLNLTGQIGEKLRLTFNYDTKAAFDFENNMKLDYTGYETEIIRKVELGNVSLPLNNSLIQGGQNLFGVKTQLQFGKLAVTAVASTLRGTADAVSVQNGAQSRNFELKASQYERDRHFFLSQFFRDRYDATLRNLPTIQSGIEITHVEVYVTNDNRQSDNLRNVVALMDLAEPVRVYRSQFRRSLSQLPAANETNPEYQEVVVNGGTTARDNQTVDNYLAGKNLVKTVDFERVRARLLDAREYTYNAQLGYLSLNTPLLPEQVLAVSYQYTYNGRTYTVGEIANNNTGVQQDQVLYLKMLKATNPGVGLADPSANPENKNLLTRNLPTWDLMMKNVYSLNASQLNRDNFQLQIVYKDDQTGVDLISLKEGQRLVNKPLIQVLNLDNVNPNNDQNPDGNFDFFQGTTIDPELGKIIFPVVEPFGGYLRAQFDTTGRAGGDPQRERQFARTYVYQELYNQTQSDAQQRQEKDKFFLRGRFQATATDEINLPGLGIAEGSVRVSSGSTLLEEGRDYQVFYDQAKVKILNPSYLNSANELKISFEKNALVQVQPRKLLGARFDYRLNQDVNFGATVLHLLENQAPGINRVNIGDEPGNNTIYGFDVNMRRESRALTKYLDMLPLISTKEPSSVAFSGEIAQLLPGKSKLGRGEDGVSYIDDFENARTPYSLGGVSAATAWRLSSTPLPLVRPGISNREYAYNRAKLAWYTIDQTYYTGGPGKPGNISDNELKNHYVRGIERTEIFPNRDVGATGNGFEYSFDLAYFPEERGQYNYSDKIKDNGKRLTSPLTSHYAGISREITFDTDFDNANVEYMEFWMMDPFIKGERGRINDSENQPVNNDTGGELYLNLGSVSEDVLRDGNQYEFENGLPTDASTIAQDTRQTDWGRVTRQQFLTDAFNAAPGGRARQDIGLEGLDDNEEKAFFSAINAAYGAVADPSADNFRHHLDDFYTNSNTQILGRYKNYNGMEGNSQENSQLSSTAFPDKEDLNRDNVISDTERYYEWRMSLKPNQLEVGQNYIVDKVTNTVNGDQVSWYQFRIPIRQPSAVRGNDGKEFGYKSIRFVRMYLTGWQQPVVLRLVQPQFVANQWRRFLSPISEAGAPCFNCGDDKTPFTISTVSIEENGLASVSGTDAIPYVLPPNIERDKEYGSSTVNREQNEQSLRLCVEDLRDGVGKAAYKNINISMLRYKQLRLFLHAESEDPRVVTGPAGQVRAFVRIGTDYTQNYYEYSLPLRITKPGSTNVRDIWPEENEVQISFQEFIDAKAARNQSSNPDLLVPFVRQLANGATITIVGNPDFSAVQGVMIGVLNPQDDNASKSVCLWADEFRVFDFERENGWAATARFNTKLADLANITATGSFTSVGFGGLQDKVAQRSLDNVTRGDLNAAVAADKLLPEKLGLRIPVLVQAGHESRSPKYDPLDPDTRLEQSLLKFKSEDDKAAYKKEVIDQTTSRSISLLNVRKERLNPDKKVRPYDVENFALSYALTERRHTDIRTDLDYTKTYTGALAYVYQTTPKNYTPLANIKALDSPYLKIFQDLNFTPLPSRFAFRADLDRRYNERQLQRTLLPGQVPTTDGIAPIYQKSFFFNRIYDLKWDLTKSLIFDYTANNRAVIDEGAGPTLGNSDIARANRQELRDNLFKRGGRTTNFNQTVALTYRLPLDKFPLTDWLSADTRYAANYSWQAASTALTVPLFPRALDLDSLKLTRPLNLGNTVQNNAEISANGKIDLVKLYNKVRFLNIINNAPAPLQKERAAGRKGLITPPSMSKLQDKAQPTAAAAQDSAKGPELRALKAVLRSLMTARSLNFTYTRSSGTLVPGYLPGTSLFGLNRDLAPGIPFVLGRQYGLDELYYDQISPNGWYTDRSDLLNTPFSSLMTENLTLRTALEPFRDFNIQLDGRRQLVRNNETFYRLAVDTTTQEPFRNPVTGQYTGELAPRLPNSTGTFSTSFISIRTLFGDRSSNGTISKAFDQFVANRAFVRDRLQAANANAFDPSRPGKRALYSYNSQDVLIPAFIDAYQGRSSDGYKAKKFNPFALLPVPNWRIDYNGLAELPFMKRYFRSITLNHAYSSTYNVASYTTSTLYNSQPEFLPTLTSQNNQFIPYYIIGQVTIAERLSPLIGVNFQTLQKITGRLELRTERNISLNITNAQVMELHSQELVVGFGYATNRLKIPFRLGGEQRVLRNELTARLDLSIRDNTTIQRTIEDTADPTVIADPNDPTQFRLDTQGRVGYSKGLTTNGTRQLQLRPTIDYVLNQRLNLQIFFSRTVTEPRVQNSFKNSTTEGGLQLRYSLSQ, from the coding sequence TTGTTACACTTGAACTCCGGTAAGAAGTCCCTCACCGTTACGGTGGTCGTTGTCGCGTCGTTGCTGGCCTGGTGGTCGCAGGCGGCCCCGCTCGGCGCCGGTCCGTTTGCCATCCGTCAGCTCTGGGCCTGGTTGCCCAAGCCTGGTCGGCGCGCCCGTGTGGCCCTAGCCCCCGACACGCCGCGGGTGGTGCTGCCCGATACCAGCCGCTACCGGCCCAGCCGCCGCCCCAAGGTGGCGCCCGAGGATCGGCCCGGCTCGCCGTTTGCGCCCCAACGGCGGCAGTCACCCCTGATTCTGGACCTGCCCTCGAACGTAAACCTGCAGGTAACACCCGACGACAGCTTAGAATACTACGATGTGCGGGAAAAGGTTGGGACTGACATCGATTTTCGGGACCCGAGCCGCATGTCGTTCCAGGAATACTCGGAGTGGCAGCAGCGCGAAGCCATCCGCAAGTACTTCCGCGACCGGTCGGCCGGGGGCGTAGCCGGCGACGAGAACACGCCCGAAAACCGCCGCCTGATTCCCAAGATTTACCTGGGGCCCATTGCCGACCGGCTTTTCGGGGGCAGCTACGTCGATATCCGGCCCAACGGGGCCGTGACGCTGCGCATGGGCGCGCGCTTCAACCGCAACCTGAACCCTACGCTGACTCTGCGCCAGCAGCGCGTGGGCGACTTCCAGTACGAGCAGAACATGAACCTCAACCTCACCGGCCAGATCGGGGAGAAGCTGCGGCTCACGTTCAACTACGACACCAAGGCGGCCTTCGACTTCGAGAACAACATGAAGCTCGACTACACGGGCTACGAAACCGAAATCATCCGCAAAGTAGAGCTGGGCAACGTGAGCCTGCCCCTGAACAACTCCCTGATTCAGGGCGGGCAGAACCTGTTCGGCGTCAAAACCCAGCTCCAGTTCGGTAAGCTGGCCGTGACGGCCGTGGCCAGCACCCTGCGCGGTACCGCCGATGCCGTCAGCGTGCAGAACGGGGCCCAGAGCCGCAACTTCGAGCTCAAAGCCAGCCAGTACGAGCGGGACCGGCACTTCTTCCTTTCACAGTTTTTCCGCGACCGGTACGACGCTACGTTGCGCAACCTGCCCACGATTCAGTCGGGCATCGAAATTACCCACGTCGAGGTCTACGTGACGAACGACAACCGGCAGAGCGACAACCTGCGCAACGTGGTGGCCCTGATGGACCTGGCCGAGCCCGTGCGCGTCTACCGCTCCCAGTTCCGGCGCAGCCTCAGCCAGCTGCCGGCCGCCAACGAAACCAACCCGGAGTACCAGGAAGTGGTAGTGAACGGGGGCACCACGGCCCGCGACAACCAGACCGTCGACAACTACCTGGCGGGCAAGAACCTGGTCAAAACCGTGGACTTCGAGCGGGTGCGGGCCCGGCTGCTGGACGCGCGCGAATACACCTACAACGCCCAATTGGGCTATTTGTCGCTGAATACGCCGCTGCTGCCCGAGCAGGTGCTGGCCGTATCGTACCAGTACACCTACAACGGCCGCACCTATACCGTCGGGGAAATTGCCAACAACAACACCGGCGTGCAGCAGGACCAGGTGCTCTACCTGAAAATGCTGAAGGCCACCAACCCCGGCGTGGGCCTGGCCGACCCCAGCGCGAATCCGGAGAACAAGAACCTGCTGACGCGCAACCTGCCGACCTGGGACTTGATGATGAAGAACGTCTACTCCCTGAACGCCAGCCAGCTGAACCGCGACAATTTCCAGCTGCAGATCGTGTACAAGGATGACCAGACCGGTGTCGACCTGATTTCGCTCAAGGAAGGCCAGCGGCTGGTGAACAAGCCCCTGATTCAGGTGCTGAACCTGGACAACGTCAACCCCAACAACGACCAGAACCCGGACGGCAACTTCGACTTTTTCCAGGGCACGACCATTGACCCGGAGCTGGGCAAAATCATCTTCCCGGTGGTGGAGCCCTTCGGCGGCTACCTGCGGGCCCAGTTCGACACCACCGGCCGGGCCGGCGGCGACCCGCAGCGGGAACGGCAGTTTGCCCGCACATACGTGTACCAGGAGCTCTACAACCAAACCCAGAGCGACGCCCAGCAGCGCCAGGAAAAGGATAAGTTCTTCCTGCGCGGCCGGTTTCAGGCTACGGCCACCGACGAAATCAACCTGCCCGGCCTGGGCATTGCCGAGGGCTCGGTGCGGGTGTCGTCGGGCAGCACCTTGCTGGAAGAAGGCCGCGACTACCAGGTTTTCTACGACCAGGCCAAGGTTAAGATTCTGAACCCGAGCTACCTGAACTCGGCCAACGAGCTGAAGATTTCCTTCGAGAAAAACGCCCTGGTGCAGGTGCAGCCCCGCAAGCTGCTCGGGGCCCGCTTCGACTACCGCCTGAACCAGGACGTGAACTTCGGGGCCACGGTGCTGCACCTGCTCGAAAACCAGGCCCCGGGCATCAACCGCGTCAACATCGGCGACGAGCCCGGCAACAACACCATCTACGGCTTCGACGTGAACATGCGGCGCGAGTCGCGGGCCCTGACCAAGTACCTGGACATGCTGCCCCTGATTTCGACCAAGGAGCCTTCCTCGGTGGCGTTCAGCGGCGAAATTGCCCAGCTGCTGCCGGGCAAGTCCAAGCTCGGGCGCGGGGAAGACGGCGTGTCTTACATCGACGACTTCGAAAACGCCCGCACGCCCTACTCGCTGGGCGGCGTGAGTGCCGCTACGGCCTGGCGCCTGTCGTCGACGCCGCTGCCGCTGGTGCGCCCGGGCATCAGCAACCGGGAATATGCCTACAACCGCGCCAAGCTGGCCTGGTACACCATCGACCAGACCTACTACACCGGCGGCCCCGGCAAGCCCGGCAACATCAGCGACAATGAGCTGAAGAACCACTACGTGCGCGGCATTGAGCGCACCGAGATTTTCCCGAACCGCGACGTGGGCGCCACCGGCAACGGCTTCGAGTACTCGTTTGACCTGGCGTACTTCCCCGAGGAGCGGGGCCAGTACAACTACAGCGACAAGATTAAGGACAACGGCAAGCGCCTGACTTCGCCCCTGACCTCGCACTACGCCGGCATCAGCCGCGAAATCACCTTCGACACCGACTTCGACAACGCCAACGTCGAGTACATGGAGTTCTGGATGATGGACCCCTTCATCAAAGGGGAGCGGGGCCGCATCAACGACTCCGAGAACCAACCGGTAAACAACGACACCGGGGGCGAATTGTACCTGAACCTGGGCTCGGTGTCGGAAGACGTGCTGCGCGACGGCAACCAGTACGAGTTTGAAAACGGCCTGCCCACCGACGCCTCCACCATTGCCCAGGATACCCGCCAGACCGACTGGGGCCGCGTGACGCGCCAGCAGTTCCTGACCGATGCCTTCAACGCCGCTCCCGGGGGCCGGGCCCGCCAGGATATTGGCCTGGAAGGCCTGGATGACAACGAGGAAAAAGCCTTCTTCTCGGCTATCAATGCCGCCTACGGTGCGGTGGCCGACCCCTCGGCCGACAACTTCCGCCACCACCTCGACGACTTCTACACCAACAGCAACACGCAGATTCTGGGCCGTTATAAGAACTACAACGGCATGGAAGGCAACTCGCAGGAGAACAGCCAGCTCAGCTCCACGGCTTTCCCCGACAAGGAAGACCTGAACCGGGACAACGTTATTTCGGACACGGAGCGCTACTACGAGTGGCGCATGTCGCTGAAGCCCAACCAGCTGGAAGTCGGCCAGAACTACATCGTGGATAAGGTCACGAACACCGTCAACGGTGACCAGGTGTCGTGGTACCAGTTCCGGATTCCGATCCGGCAGCCCTCGGCCGTGCGCGGCAACGACGGCAAGGAGTTCGGCTACAAATCCATCCGCTTCGTGCGCATGTACCTCACGGGCTGGCAGCAGCCGGTGGTGTTGCGCCTGGTGCAGCCCCAGTTTGTGGCCAACCAGTGGCGCCGCTTCCTGAGCCCGATTTCCGAGGCCGGCGCGCCCTGCTTCAACTGCGGCGACGACAAGACGCCCTTCACCATTTCCACGGTCAGCATCGAGGAAAACGGCCTGGCCAGCGTGAGCGGCACCGACGCCATTCCGTACGTGCTGCCGCCCAACATTGAGCGCGACAAGGAATACGGCTCCAGCACCGTCAACCGGGAACAGAACGAACAGTCGCTGCGCCTGTGCGTGGAAGACCTGCGCGACGGGGTGGGCAAAGCCGCCTACAAGAACATCAACATCAGCATGCTGCGCTACAAGCAGCTGCGCCTGTTCCTGCACGCCGAAAGCGAAGACCCGCGGGTGGTGACCGGCCCGGCCGGCCAGGTGCGCGCCTTCGTGCGCATCGGCACCGACTACACCCAGAACTACTACGAATACTCCCTGCCCCTGCGCATCACCAAGCCGGGCTCGACCAACGTGCGCGACATCTGGCCCGAGGAAAACGAGGTGCAGATTTCCTTCCAGGAGTTTATCGACGCCAAAGCGGCCCGCAACCAGAGCAGCAACCCCGACCTGCTGGTACCTTTCGTGCGGCAGCTGGCCAACGGGGCCACCATAACCATCGTGGGCAACCCCGACTTCAGCGCGGTACAGGGCGTCATGATTGGCGTACTGAACCCCCAGGACGACAACGCCAGCAAGTCGGTGTGCCTCTGGGCCGATGAGTTCCGGGTGTTCGACTTCGAGCGGGAAAACGGCTGGGCCGCCACGGCGCGCTTCAACACCAAGCTGGCCGACCTGGCCAACATCACCGCTACCGGCAGCTTCACCTCAGTCGGTTTCGGGGGCTTGCAGGATAAGGTAGCCCAACGCTCGCTCGACAACGTGACGCGCGGCGACCTGAACGCCGCCGTAGCCGCCGACAAGCTGCTGCCCGAGAAGCTGGGTCTGCGCATTCCGGTGCTGGTGCAGGCCGGCCACGAAAGCCGCAGCCCCAAGTACGACCCCCTCGACCCCGACACCCGCCTAGAGCAGTCCTTGCTCAAGTTCAAGTCGGAAGACGACAAGGCGGCCTACAAGAAGGAAGTCATCGACCAGACCACCAGTCGCAGTATCAGTCTGCTCAACGTGCGCAAGGAACGGCTGAACCCCGACAAGAAGGTGCGGCCCTACGACGTGGAGAACTTCGCGCTCAGCTACGCCCTGACCGAGCGGCGGCACACCGACATCCGCACCGACCTGGACTACACCAAGACCTACACCGGGGCCCTGGCCTACGTGTACCAGACGACGCCCAAGAACTACACGCCGCTGGCCAACATCAAAGCCCTGGACTCGCCCTACCTGAAGATTTTCCAGGATCTGAACTTTACGCCCCTGCCCAGCCGCTTTGCCTTCCGGGCCGACCTGGACCGGCGCTACAACGAGCGGCAGCTGCAGCGCACCCTGCTGCCCGGCCAGGTGCCCACCACTGATGGTATTGCCCCGATTTACCAGAAGAGCTTCTTCTTCAACCGGATTTACGACCTGAAGTGGGACCTGACCAAGAGCCTGATCTTCGACTACACGGCTAATAACCGGGCCGTCATTGACGAAGGTGCGGGCCCGACCCTGGGCAACAGCGACATTGCGCGGGCCAACCGCCAGGAGCTGCGCGACAACCTGTTTAAGCGCGGGGGCCGGACCACCAACTTCAACCAGACCGTTGCCCTCACCTACCGACTGCCCCTCGACAAGTTCCCGCTCACCGACTGGCTGTCAGCCGACACGCGCTACGCGGCCAACTACTCGTGGCAGGCCGCCTCTACAGCCCTGACAGTGCCGCTGTTCCCCAGGGCTCTGGACCTGGACAGCCTCAAGCTGACCCGGCCGCTGAACCTGGGCAACACGGTGCAGAACAACGCCGAAATCAGCGCCAACGGCAAGATTGATTTGGTGAAGCTCTACAACAAGGTGCGCTTCCTGAACATCATCAACAACGCCCCGGCTCCCCTGCAAAAGGAGCGCGCCGCCGGCCGCAAGGGTCTGATTACGCCGCCTTCGATGAGCAAGCTGCAGGACAAGGCCCAGCCCACGGCCGCCGCCGCCCAGGATTCGGCCAAGGGTCCCGAGCTGCGCGCCCTCAAAGCCGTGCTGCGCTCCTTGATGACGGCCCGCTCCCTGAACTTTACCTACACCCGCAGCAGCGGCACGCTGGTCCCCGGCTACCTGCCCGGCACCAGCCTGTTTGGTCTGAACCGCGACCTAGCGCCCGGCATCCCGTTCGTGCTGGGCCGGCAGTATGGTCTTGATGAGCTGTACTACGACCAGATCAGCCCCAACGGCTGGTACACCGACCGCAGCGACCTGCTGAACACGCCGTTCAGCTCCCTGATGACGGAAAACCTGACCCTGCGCACCGCCCTGGAGCCCTTCCGCGACTTCAACATTCAGCTGGATGGCCGCCGGCAGCTGGTGCGCAACAACGAGACGTTCTACCGCCTGGCCGTCGATACCACCACGCAGGAGCCGTTCCGCAACCCCGTCACCGGGCAGTACACCGGCGAGCTGGCCCCGCGCCTGCCCAACAGCACCGGCACGTTCAGCACCTCGTTCATTTCCATCCGCACGCTCTTCGGCGACCGGTCGAGCAACGGCACCATCTCCAAGGCCTTCGACCAGTTCGTGGCCAACCGGGCTTTTGTGCGCGACCGGCTGCAAGCGGCCAATGCCAACGCTTTCGACCCCAGCCGCCCCGGTAAGCGGGCCCTGTACAGCTACAACTCGCAGGACGTGCTGATTCCGGCCTTTATTGACGCGTACCAGGGCCGCTCTTCGGATGGCTACAAGGCCAAGAAGTTCAATCCGTTTGCGCTGCTGCCCGTGCCCAACTGGCGCATCGACTACAACGGCCTGGCGGAGCTGCCCTTCATGAAGCGCTACTTCCGCTCGATTACGCTTAATCACGCGTATTCTTCGACCTACAACGTGGCCAGCTACACCACCTCCACGCTGTACAACTCCCAGCCGGAGTTCCTGCCCACGCTCACCAGCCAGAACAACCAGTTTATTCCCTACTACATCATCGGGCAGGTAACCATTGCCGAGCGCCTGTCGCCGCTGATTGGCGTGAACTTCCAGACGCTGCAGAAAATAACGGGCCGCCTGGAGCTGCGCACCGAGCGTAATATCAGTCTGAACATAACCAACGCGCAGGTGATGGAGCTTCACTCGCAGGAGCTGGTGGTCGGCTTTGGCTATGCCACCAACCGCCTGAAAATTCCCTTCCGCCTGGGTGGCGAGCAGCGCGTGCTGCGCAACGAGCTGACGGCCCGCCTGGACCTGTCGATTCGCGACAACACGACCATTCAGCGCACCATCGAGGACACGGCCGACCCGACGGTAATAGCCGACCCCAACGACCCGACCCAGTTCCGCCTTGACACCCAGGGCCGGGTGGGTTACTCGAAAGGGCTGACGACCAACGGCACCCGCCAGCTGCAGCTGCGCCCTACCATCGACTACGTGCTGAACCAGCGCCTGAATCTGCAGATTTTCTTCTCGCGCACCGTTACCGAGCCGCGGGTGCAGAACTCGTTCAAGAACTCGACTACCGAAGGCGGCCTGCAGCTGCGCTACAGCCTGTCGCAATAG
- the ruvA gene encoding Holliday junction branch migration protein RuvA, producing the protein MIAYLDGKLAYKDPTMAIMDVSGVGYEIKISLATYSKLPVEGEKAKIYTYQHIKEDAQALYGFLDPNEKALFMHLISVSGIGPGTGIMMVSSMSVGEIRHAIVNEDVRSIQSIKGVGPKTAQRVILDLRDKLRKDELLSKAGVDTVPLARAHNTNRSEALAALVTLGFARAAAEKNLDQIQQKHGSELSVEELIKFALKSH; encoded by the coding sequence ATGATTGCATACCTCGACGGAAAACTAGCCTACAAAGACCCCACCATGGCCATCATGGACGTAAGCGGCGTGGGCTACGAGATTAAGATTTCCCTGGCTACCTACTCCAAGCTTCCGGTGGAAGGCGAGAAAGCCAAAATATACACCTACCAGCACATCAAGGAAGATGCCCAGGCGCTCTACGGCTTCCTGGACCCCAACGAGAAGGCCTTGTTCATGCACCTGATTTCGGTGTCGGGCATCGGGCCGGGCACGGGCATCATGATGGTGTCGTCGATGTCGGTGGGCGAAATCCGCCACGCCATCGTCAATGAGGACGTGCGCTCCATTCAGAGTATCAAGGGAGTAGGCCCCAAGACGGCCCAGCGCGTGATTCTGGACCTGCGCGACAAGCTGCGCAAAGACGAGCTGCTCAGCAAAGCCGGCGTGGATACCGTACCGCTGGCCCGGGCGCACAATACCAACCGCTCGGAAGCGTTAGCGGCATTAGTGACTTTGGGCTTTGCCCGCGCGGCTGCCGAGAAGAATCTGGACCAGATCCAGCAGAAACACGGCAGTGAGTTGAGCGTGGAGGAACTGATTAAATTTGCTCTTAAGTCTCATTAG